The genomic DNA AGAACGCGGCGCCCGCCGCAGAGGGTGAAAAGTTTTAAGAACGTCCCTGTTCTTAGGTGGCGGCCTCCCGCATGATCTCCGTGATCGCCGTCTCGACCTCTTTCGCGGTCCCCTCGAGCGAGGGCTCGTTGAACATCCGGAGCATCATCGTCGGCTTGAGCGTCTCGAGCACGACTTCCTCGCCTTCCACGTAGATGGAGACCCGGCAGGGAAGCGCCGTGGAGATCTTGATGTTGGTGTCCAGGGTCTTCTTGGCGTATCCGGGGTTGCAGACCTCGTAGATGTAGAGCTTGCGGTCGAAGACCAGCCCTTTCCCCTGAAGCGTCGCCGTGATGTTGTGGATCCCCTGAACGCCGAATTTCCTGGAGGCCGAGGCATCCTCGAACCGCTGCCTCACCTCGCCGATCGGCTTCCTGCTTCGGACCGTGATGAACATTTTTTCAACCCTCCTCCCCCGGCGCCCGGCCGGGGCGAACCGTCTAACGGGGGCTTCAACCGCCCCCGCCGCCGGAGAACAGGAAGATCAGGACCACCACCGCGATCAGGACCAACGTACCCCATTCAATCGGCATCCCGCCATCCTCCTCCCCGCATTCGCATCCTTCCCTTAGGATTCGGTGATCCGCCCGGCGACCGCCGGGACGCATCCGTTACGTTCAGCGGAACGGCGAGCGGCGTGAACCGCTCCCGCAGGAAGACCCGCCGGACGGGGAACCGGACCCGCTCCCTCCCGCGCGAAACAGGGAGATCCCCACCCGGGACGATTTCCCGCCGCACGCGGGGCATGCCTCCCGTCCGTCATCCGAGAGGCGCTTGTACGCCTCGAACACCTTCCGGCACGACTCGCAACGGTACTCGTAGAGCGGCATCGATCGATCCCCCTTTATTCTTCCGGAACGCCGG from Candidatus Deferrimicrobiaceae bacterium includes the following:
- a CDS encoding zinc ribbon domain-containing protein, producing MPLYEYRCESCRKVFEAYKRLSDDGREACPACGGKSSRVGISLFRAGGSGSGSPSGGSSCGSGSRRSPFR
- a CDS encoding DUF302 domain-containing protein; translated protein: MFITVRSRKPIGEVRQRFEDASASRKFGVQGIHNITATLQGKGLVFDRKLYIYEVCNPGYAKKTLDTNIKISTALPCRVSIYVEGEEVVLETLKPTMMLRMFNEPSLEGTAKEVETAITEIMREAAT